One genomic segment of Clostridium saccharoperbutylacetonicum N1-4(HMT) includes these proteins:
- a CDS encoding TetR/AcrR family transcriptional regulator, which yields MLQNKHDIRTKRTHQQIRDALIDLIFEKHFDNITVGDITNRAMINRSTFYRYYQDKYDVVLKIFEDAMEKMKKDLGVPKSSLKYLNEEQRSDPWVKLFDHFAENSRLYLAMLDDSCNIWFISRLRSYIISMLRERENLRSSFIASNEDCPPEIQEMAFLFTANALIGTIDWWLKSKCTPDSEKMSYLFRSYFKNGYVGMLNKN from the coding sequence ATGTTGCAGAATAAACATGATATTCGAACAAAACGGACACATCAACAGATAAGAGATGCACTTATTGATCTTATTTTTGAAAAACATTTCGATAATATTACGGTTGGTGATATCACTAATCGAGCTATGATTAATCGTTCTACCTTTTATAGGTATTATCAGGATAAATACGACGTTGTACTAAAAATTTTTGAAGACGCAATGGAAAAAATGAAGAAAGATTTAGGCGTTCCAAAATCCAGCCTTAAGTATCTTAATGAAGAACAAAGATCTGATCCATGGGTGAAACTATTTGATCACTTTGCTGAAAACAGTAGATTATATCTGGCAATGCTGGATGATTCATGTAACATATGGTTTATATCTAGACTGCGCAGCTACATCATCTCAATGTTAAGAGAACGTGAAAATTTACGAAGCTCCTTCATTGCAAGCAACGAAGACTGCCCCCCTGAGATACAAGAAATGGCATTCTTATTTACCGCTAATGCTTTAATAGGTACTATTGATTGGTGGTTAAAGTCAAAATGTACTCCTGATTCAGAAAAAA